The Haliotis asinina isolate JCU_RB_2024 chromosome 2, JCU_Hal_asi_v2, whole genome shotgun sequence genomic interval TATATGCATAACAATTGGGATCAGAGAATACATTTAAACAGATTTCTTTTCATTCCATGTGAAACTCCTGCTAGTATTATTTTGGCTTTAGGAAATACAAGGCACAAATTCTAATTCAACAGAAATATCACAACTTTCTTCACAATTATCAGTTAATTACTATTGCTGTCAGTCGTTCTTTTACATTTAACAACTTGTGTTTACAAGATAGGTTTTGTTGTCGCTGGGTCGTAAGACACATCTCTTCACAGTCTGGATACCATAACGCCTACCGTTCCACCCCATTTCCCCTAACATTTGAGCAGGTTTATGGACATAGGTCCACCTTTTAACATTTCGCTGTGAACCAGAAATAGACTCACGTTAAACTTTAATGATGAAGGTGTTGCGGTGTTGGTGGATTTGTGCACCGAGTGAATAATGGGAAACGAGGGATTTGAAATCTGCAATTGCATAGAAGAGAACGATAAGTCACCTGTGTTAACTGTCAGTGACACCGTGGCGTCCATAGATCCCAGGGAACAACCTCGATTCCGACGACCTCCACACCAAAAAGCTTCTAGAAGGGAGGGTAATCTCTTAGGAAGAGACTGTCGAGAAACGCCCACCCCCATATTTTGCAATAATCATATTTTGTGCTAAGAAGCAGACTCACACTGAAGTCCGCCTGTTCCAGTTCGGTGGTGGACAGAAAACGTCCGTTGAAGGAAAAGAAATACAAAAACATGGAACGCCTCCTTGACGTCCTAAGAAATGATCTTAGGAGTGGGCAAATTAGAACCAGAGAGTCTGCAGACTGTACTTCATGTTGGATGATTctgtatatgaaataaaatgggCGAAGAATAGTACTTTTCTCCTGATGTCTTGACTGCAATTGCATAATCTGGATTATCACCTTGCGAAAGTACTacattatttcttttttaatCCAGTGTTAAATGTTGAAAGGCCAAAATTTAATGGAcgcccattttttctttctttttcacaTAAATTAattgtaaaatgttttgatatagGTTATTTCATTGAGTGGCAAGCTTATGACCATAAAGGTGTTTTAGGAACTTCGATTGTATCGCAATGCCATGATTATCTAGACTAGTATAGGAAGTGTAAGTCCGACATCAGGCCCCCCATTAGTGATATTTTTACGATCATTGCTCCTCCTGTTAGTGAAAAATACCTCCCCATCTCTCGGCTATCTCTCGGTAGGTCGACAGCgaggtgtgcgtgcgtgcgtgtgtgtgtcgggGGTGGTAGATCTGATCTACTGACAGGTTAGTTGAGGGCATCGCTCAACTGGCCGGTGGTATCACCATGAAGTATGTAGTACAAGTTCACTTTCTCGTCTTTGATGTCCTTTTTATCTATGTTGGAAGTTTTGACCAACCATGTTGGATCGGTGTCTCGTTTCCGACTGTCTTCCTCATGTTTACCCGGCTGGTACACCCACACAACCACAACCGTCTCTTTACCGTTACGCAGTGGCAGTCGTGCTCAGGCAGTCAACCTTGTTTCTTGTGATACTCTCGCGTCTCCACCTTTCCAGTATCCACGGGGGCTGTGGTAATTtttccatatttaataatttttttatttttttttaggtggtaccattattttattttttcagtacCGTTGTGTTCGTACACGTAAGTGGTGACTCCATCGATGGCAATCCACCATTTCGCATCTATCAGTGACATGGACGTTTTGCTTATCGTCAGTCCATACATCCTGTGTCTGCTGCttcatttagtgtttgaaagtacCTCTCTTGCAGATGGCTTTCTTGAATCTGGTGTGCTCAGTATGTTTCGAAATTTCGAGTATGGAGGTCTGATCATCTTCTTATAATCAGACTTACGATAATCAATTCGACGTCACTAAAAAATCTCAAACTTTCAAGAAAACAGTTGAAGTAAGTTCACACGAAAGGAAAACTAATTTGAAATACCGCGAAAGTATTGGAAGCAACAATATTATCAAAGTAACAAAAAAAATAGATTATGCATCATTTTAATGTGACCCCATTATATTTTCTTACTGAGTGACAACATCCATTAAAATACGCTTGTAACGAAATTGCTTGTAACGAAATGACTTCGGGATCCCGGCCCCTTGCTCTACATTTTATATGAACATGTTGGTATCTGAAAATATCTGCATATTTAAGTATTACGAACTCCGGTTATACCGACCTAATTTATGGTGATTTGCATTTTGGGACTAGATTTTATCAAACCATCCACTGACGTTCAAGCTTGGCTGTAGTGATCTATAATCAACATATATTGCAAACATTCAAGTTTTCATGTGGTCATTATAGTGACGACGTCACATTTACAGATATACAGTAATAATAATCGCTTGTTCggaaaattacattttcctCAGTCAGTTTAAACGAATTTCTAAATATGTGAAATCTAACTTCCTCTACCCAATTTGTATCTCCgcgtgagtgattgagtgagtgagtttagttttacgccgctcttagaaatgttacagcaatatcacggaagggacaccacaaaatggacttcacacattgtacccatgtggggaatcgaacccgtgtcttcagcgtgacgagcgaacgctttaaccaccgccCCATCTGCGCATGAAATAATGgcaattaaaataaaaatttcattgtgaaaacatgagcgacaaaaccctttgcCACATCCAGAAGAAATCCCTACTAAAAGCAGAGTCAATTGTACAATTACACAGAATCATGCAGAGGTTCACCGATATTTAGATTAATCGCTAGGTATTGCTTTGTAGTCTGAAAGTTTACCTTGTGTATCATATCTTGAATCACCCATGAACCAGCAGGACACACGGTTTTCCGAGTCTGGTGATTCTGGATTCTGGATTACGCAGTTTGAAACATCTGCGGGAGCAGTCTCTTGTGACACGATGGAACTATGACAATAGGTTGGCAACAGGCCTCTTGGCGATTAACAGCTTCTACAATTGAACCATTCAGATTACGGGCGGTTGTACATACCGTATGTGCACTGAGAATTGAAATTAACGACACGCCTATAGTAACGTTTCAGTACTTTTTTTAGATGACTACCATTTTTTAATTGGTTTAGACTGCTTTATCGAAACGTTTAATTGGTGGACAGACTCTATCATATTCAGATTTTCTTTTATGGTAGTTGGCTGTGTTGTGTATAAAACAGATTAGAGTCTGTGATGATTTACATGACAGTACACATTATTTCACATGGTAGTACAGTCTGCCCCGTTTATCTGAACCTCAGATGTCCGGAAAACTCGCCTCCCGAACGAAAAATCCTTAAATGAATTCACAACGTTGTACAATTACTCACCTATCCGGAAATCCGGTTTCCGTAACTGTACGGTCATTTTCACAGACaaaaaacactaaattatgCACATTGTTTGTCTCGTATATCCGGATGGCTGAGCACCTATATGTTTACACACGCGATTACCGAGGGTCTTGCGTGACGTAACAAAGAAGTCGGCAgtctttgaagcgtgagaagattaaactacctctgagtagcaaggtgacactgagttaattttgaggcgtgtcaatttgtgggtcactataattaattaatccggatgatcaagcaagcttggacagctgtgagcgagaagacaattgctaactgctttggtcatgtggatattatccaatcaaatgaggacaTGGCCTTGTCGGAACTTCGCGATGCTGTACGATCCTATGcacaagttgcaactgtgactgttactgccgATGATCTTGTTAATGTCGACAGTGACGAACTGACCGGCGAAAGTCCTCGCTTTTCTACACAGCCAGTGCTAAAagctatgactgatttcttcaagcGAGCATTACTGCAACAAaggtatgagacattttatgtatgctctgacatttgtttatgtgtaacaATGAATAAAGAATATGTCTGATGCCGACTATGTTCGTTTATTGTACGTTTCTTTGTATATATGGCCCCTGattcagatatccgaaaattcgcttatccggacaatttcaataaaaaacacaagtgttcggataaacggaGTACGACTCtacataatttacatgtataaaAGGTGATATTTTCATTGTGGTACCCGCACATAAGTGCATTCAGCATTAGTGGATATGACATGTATCTGTTGACTTTATCCGCATTTAGGTCACTGCAGCCGAGTTGGACACGACTGTGTACAATTGACCAAATCGACCACCATCATTGAGGTCGAGATAATTATTGGATTCATAATttcttaacaaagtttaaaattTGTCTATTGTGTTATCATTTGCGATATCGTCAAGTAACGAATTCCAAATTTTAATTGTGTCTGGTAGGAATTTTATACAGGTTTTTGTCCTACAGTTTATTGTTTGTAACTTGGGATTGTTTCTGAGATTATTATTGTTGTCAGATACTGTTATGTACAGGATTATATAAGTAGTCTGGGGCAAGTTTACCAATTTGGTATCCTGCCTTCTTtctttcgacccgtgaaggtcctatAGAACAGGCCTTAAGCaactcgacccgtgaaggtcctatAGAAcaggccttaagcaacccatgcaaTAAGAGGTGACGGTGTCCGTCAGGCTTGCTCACTTGGTTCAGACAAAgacatgccattggttcccaatagcgcagattgatgcccatgctgttgataactggattgtctggttcagactcgattatttacagtccgccgccatatagcaggaacattgctgagtgcggggtaaaaggaaactcactcactcctttctttCAGTGGTTTAGAATTAGTTTCAAGGTATAATTTTTCATGTTAGTTCCGCGAACCGTGGTACATATAGTGCGGGGTGCATCTAAGTACAAACAGATAACACCATGAAATCATAAATATTGGAAATATTACTAGAAATTAAACATAGCAGTTTCGTCACATCCATGGCCAATATACCTTTCAATATAAGTGATGGAGAATCAGCTGCGCTGCTTCAGAGAATGACAACAGTACTCAAACACAGTGTGCGACAACGTAAGGCATAAATGATGAGGTAATGGTTTTATTACTTTGCTCATTTTACCACTTGGTAGTGGTGAGATTACATGGGGTTTAAAGTCGTACTTAATATTATTTCGCTCATAcgacgacgtgcatgcgtgcgtgtgttttgctgcttgtactagctcaAGCTTATGTTCGTTTTGTAGGACTAGTTCACTGCGATACCGTGACCCAGTTAAGCATAAACACCCCACTCGGTCATATTACTGACTCCGAGCTGACCAGTGTTTGTTCTATCCATTGATGCCAAGACCCAGACAGGGActaacaagtaccatattttaacatgttttgttacGACACGGCCAGCGATCGAAACCGCGACCTTCCGCTCTTCGAGTAACACGCACTGACCACTACACAGACTGTCTTAGCACCTGGTGCAAATTTCTGAAACCCAAGTTTGGTTAAATAAAACTATGCACTTAAACTATAACAAAATTCACGAGCCCACGAGTTATACAATCAATTAATCAAAGTTTATTCAGTAAGGCCATACAAAAACGCAACGAAATAACAATGAAAGTGACAAAATGGTTAGGACGCTTTCACTTTATAACCTTAAAGCTTCTTTACAAATCTATGTTAATTTGGATCTTTACTTTATCACAAGGTAAGAATACACTACATTTAGAAGTAATGTTTCCAGAAGTATACAGGAATATACTGGTGTCTTAAAATGGACTAAACTTTTCATATTAACAGAAAATGGTATTCATCTTCCTACACCCATTCATACATACCTTACACAAAAACATTAACACAAAATCTAGCAACGTTTACCATTAAATTCAATTCCCCGgatatttacagaaaaataataaaagccTCCTTTTACATTCACGATCCTTGGGAGTAGATAAATAACATTCAACTTTAAGTAGAGATTTCTATTCATGAGAGAAACATATTATTGATTCACAAACTATTCTTCCTGGTTACAATCTTTAGATCTTTGTACAGACTTACTATGATATAGAGAACTACTACCTACTTCCTCAGAGATTAAAAATCCAAACTTATAGGGAAAAAGTTACATTTTAAGTAAACTATATCCAGTCACCATCTTGTGACCATCGATGgatcaccaggctaccccaaaATAAACAGTATTTGATCACCAATTTAGCCCAAAGTCACTATGAACTGATCACCACATTTACCTCAAATTCACTATGAATTAATCATCAATTTAGCCCAAAGTCACTATGAACTGATCACCAATTTATCAGTAGGTCACTATGAACTGATCACCAATTTATCCCAAAGTCATAGAGATGTGATCACCAATTCCCCATCAAGACAGCATATTATAACCTCATGTTATCAACTTATACTCATCAAGTAGCCTCAAGTAACCATCAGTTACAAAGTCTACACAAGTCACCAACACCAAAAAGCCATGTGATCACAGCGATGTGATCGCCAATTCCTCATCAAGCCAGCATATTACAACATCATGTTATCAATTTATACTCATCAAGTAACCATCAATTACAAAGTGAACACAAGTCACCAACACTAAAGTCACCATTAAACATAACAAAGGCCTCATCATATCCGACACAAGTCGTCAATTTTAAGTATTATCAAGTCATCGCCAGGTCACCACCATACTACTACCATGTAGTATTATCATTGACCATACTAAGTGTTTTGTTGACTAAACGCTGATTCGTTATTATCAGCAGGGACGGCATCAAGTTTCAATCAGGAAGATATTGAACGCCCAACATATTCTTCTACGGTAAACCTGCAGATAACACATCACCACTGCTACACAAAACACCTTCCTTTCTGAAGGATATCTGGTTGTGGCGGTAGATGGaatgacaaaaaaacaaacgaGGAACTACAGTTATTTATACCCAACTTTACACAGTCATAAATAGCACCTTGAGCATTCGAAAGAAATGTGCAGCAAATAAACGTGGAAATATGAATATACTACGCTATCTCAGTGTTACAGTAGAGGAAGGAGTGAGGGTGTTTAGTATTACTCTGCacatagcaacattccagcaatatagcaGCGGTCTATatagaatcgagtctggaccagaaaatccagggatcaacagcatgagcatcgatctgcacaattgggaaccgatgacatccgtcaacatgacaagcatagtcgcctttcacggcaaacatgggttgctgaaggcccattctaccccggatcttcacgggtctgttaaAATAGAAGGATCAACCACCAAGTCAAATGGTTACAGCTTCGACAGCTGTATAGAACAATCATTCGGTGTTGGGATTTAGACAGACGGTTTTATAACATCACCGAGGATCAACCACCAAATCAAATGGTTACACATTTGACATCTGTATACAACAATCATACTTCGTGCTTGCGATCTAGACAAAGGGCTTTATGACATACTTGTGGAGGTGGTAGGAAAACGGTCCAAAAGCAGAAAAACAAGGAACTAAACATGACATGTTTCTTGAGTCAGCCACTTACCAATGTCATAGTACTGCTGACGAAATAGATCCAGATTATGAATCTTTACACAGAAATCACAGTACGCCGATTCAAGTTGATCCAAATTAGTTTGTATATACCTGGATTTTCTTTCTAGTATCTCAGCATAGGCCGTAACATTTTGTTCCAGATACTGAAGATGTTTCGCCAGCTCTTGTGGAGTTGAAAAGTCCGCTGCATTGATGTAGGTTCCTGGTGGTACTAAAGAACTATAATTAGCACCTCCCCGAACGACTGGAACAATATTGTGAGAATAGACTTTAAACAGCTTCTCCGTGAAATAGTCAAAGCATGGTGaattttcaaaggataaataGAACCTATATTCGTTGTACATACCATCACAATGTGGACCTCTACATTTCAATGGACCACAGTTTCCATACATGTCCACCGATATATTATATTTACGCAGTTCTTTTACATACTGTTGTCGTTTCGAGGGAGTATTGCAGTTGCTGACAAACCATAAAGCGGATTTAGTTTTATTCAGAGCAATTTGGGAGAAATTAGCTTTAAGTGGGGGCTGCCGACGATAAAAGACACCGTAGGGGTAGATGATATCAGAGTCAAGGCGATAGGTCATAGTCCAGTTAAATACACCACGCCATGCCTCTGTCTCGTATAAGTGACTTCCGTAATAAAAGGGACACTCTATTCCAAACATGGCCCATACTTGGTTGGGTTTTCTAGCAGGAGGTTCCTTGATGTTGAGCTGAGTAAGATCAAAGATAACAACATCTGCTTGATCGATGTGTCTTGGACCCAATAAACATTCACAGTGTTTCTGTGGACACTTTTTCAAACCTTGTCGACAATGGTCCTGAGAGTTTCTGTACCAACCGGGGGGTTTGTAAAACAGAATACGCTTTGTCTTGGTGCTGTTTACTGGACGGTATCCGTCAAGGAAATTCACGCTGTAGGAAATCTTCTGTCTGTTCTTGTCCGAAGAATGGTATGTAATTGGTTTATAGAAATAGGGATAAGGGCTATTTCTATTGAAAACCATGTGGTAGCCAGCTGCAGGCTTTGAAACTGTCTCCTTTTTGTTGGTTTCACCTCCGTCATTTCTGGAAGAGTTGTCTGTATGTTGTGCTATCAATATTTTAGTTGGTTTAAGAGCGTTATTGGTTTTCCTTCCTTCTCTATTTGAAAAGTTGCCTGTTTGTAGTACTATTCGCATTGAAGTCGCCATAGAACTAAGCATATCATAGCGAAGCAATAAAATTCCGCAAAAAGCTGTGGAGATTAGTATAAACAGGAAGTACTTTAATTTCTTTTGTGAAGtcaaaatctgaaaacaaatgaaagacGGGTATTTACACGCAGTGTGATAGATAATGGTGACACGTATgggtacacacacacaactataTATATTCTAGTAAAGACATTGTCTGTGGTCAGATTGGACCTATTATATGTCAACATCAATTTTCAGCTGTTAAATTGACAGTGTTTTCTATATAATAAACGATTAGACAATCGTTTGCCTTCTATTTGAACAGTTGACAAAAAGCCAGGTTTGCGTTTCTTATGCAGTTCAATATATATACCCTGCGAGAACGATCATGATGTGACATATCCTACTAGACATGTGACAGTTcgagaaaacacacaaaaatagtaAATTCGGAACACGTTCATTTGCCAAGTAGTGTGGGAAGGTACTTCCTTAGGAAATACGGATTCATCAAGGTTGTATAAACCCATATATTTCGTACATTTGGAAATGGATCTTGAGGTGATCTGACCTGAGTCATTTTCTCGCAAAGTTGTTTAGTCATACAAGTGTTTTCCTCTGGCTGTTCGGTCTCTGTTTACAAtctaaaaaagaaaacaaagaaaagaaaatccaaTGTTTCGTGAACAAAATTCTAATAATTTTACATCACATTCGAGCTGGTAACTGAAGGTGGCACGGGCATCTTCGGAATGGCCGTCGAAGCCCCACAGAAAGAAGTAAATATCAGGAAACCATGCAGTGTTCGGAGAAATCTCAATGTAATGGATTCATCTTCTTTATGTAACAATTGCAAGATATATATGCATAACAATTGGGATCAGAGAATACATTTAAACAGATTTCTTTTCATTCCATGTGAAACTCCTGCTAGTATTATTTTGGCTTTAGGAAATGCAAGGCACAAATTCTAATTCAACAGAAATATCACAACTTTCTTCACAATTATCAGTTAATTACTATTGCTGTCAGTCGTTCTTTTACATTTAACAACTTGTGTTTACAAGATAGGTTTTGTTGTCGCTGGGTCGTAAGACACATCTCTTCACAGTCTGGGTACCATAACGCCTACCGTTCCACCCCATTTCCCCTAACATTTGAGCAGGTTTATGGACATAGGTCCACCTTTTAACATTTCGCTGTGAACCAGAAATAGACTCACGTTAAACTTTAATGATGAAGGTGTTGCGGTGTTGGTGGATTTGTGCACCGAGTGAATAATGGGAAACGAGGGATTTGAAATCTGCAATTGCATAGAAGAGAACGATAAGTCACCTGTGTTAACTGTCAGTGACACCGTGGCGTCCATAGATCCCAGGGAACAACCTCGATTCCGACGACCTCCACACCAAAAAGCTTCTAGAAGGGAGGGTAATCTCTTAGGAAGAGACTGTCGAGAAACGCCCACCCCCATATTTTGCAATAATCATATTTTGTGCTAAGAAGCAGACTCACACTGAAGTCCGCCTGTTCCAGTTCGGTGATGGACAGAAAACGTCCGTTGAAGGAAAAGAAATACAAAAACATGGAACGCCTCCTTGACGTCCTAAGAAATGATCTTAGGAGTGGGCAAATTAGAACCAGAGAGTCTGCAGACTGTATGTTGGATGATTctgtatatgaaataaaatgggCGAAGAATAGTACTTTTCTCCTGATGTCTTGACTGCAATTGCATAATCTGGATTATCACCTTGCGAAAGTACTacattatttcttttttaatCCAGTGTTAAATGTTGAAAGGCCAAAATTTAATAGAcgcccattttttctttctttttcacaTAAATTAattgtaaaatgttttgataCAGGTTATTTCATTGAGTGGCAagcttatgagtgagtgagtgagttaatatttatcgtcacatcggcaatatctcagccatagcgtaacgagaacatttaatactgaaatgaaatatatatatctattataaaacctgtcaacgagagacagtaaaacaactagaatatcacagatgacaatataaaactagtaactatacctaaaacaattgatctatagaggacaatacaagataaaaatgggctatagattgctaacaactgaaagtagatcaccatactagggaccatggggacttactgtacctttgctacctgcatggaccttagctggatttacatcatcccctcagccgtcagcaatttgggaaacctagccatgcaaataaaaagacacttatgctacgattaaaaacatgaaagtttgaatttactttgaatgtttgtggacttacgtaccctctcagggggacaatagttttacagtacttcaaccccctttgaggatacagccactaacaagcacagttctcaatttaaacttccaataataaaatatttatcaatttacaattcagacaataaatctaattcttttaaaaatgcaatgattaaatgagagcttgtgttattaaaaagatccttcagagttcgtgaattaaaatactgatcccttgtgatggaatactcgacacagtcaagcaggatatgcttgactgtgattcttccatcacaaggcatacaaaacggaggatcctcacctttaagcaaatatttatgtgtatatcttgtgtggccaatacgacatcgtcgcatgatgacctcctcaaatctggactgacaacccaagtaggtgtaaccaatatacggtttcatttcatgtaatttattgatacctacttgagtgtcccacttcttctgcatcagatcacggatatacgttctaatgcaagctttgtaatctgaatatggaagaaaaagtggtgtcacagatttgttgagagccgccttggcagcaagatcggccatcacatttccagaaatacctacgtgactgggtaaccaacaaaagacgatgtcgtattggccagtagcaagagtattatacaattcaataatttcaattaaaagcggatgtttacaagaaatattttaatagcctgaagacaagaaagagagtcggaatatatcatatactgcttacgtttagggtgtctttgaatatatttaagagctgttaatatggcgttagcttctgctgtaaaaacagaactattatctggtaatctagaagatattgttctcgatccagtgacagtagcacaagcaactgcaccaccgtccttggaaccatctgtaaataatgatttgtaattgttatatttatgtttcaattgattatattcttgtttatactgtaattcattagtttctgtttttttaaatgtagttaatgttaggtcaacctgtggcctaaccaactgccatggtggagaggaaagaagacgggaaggagctatattgttcagctcaataccagcagcagcaatcaacggctttattctgagcccaagaggtggaacaaaagaagactttttgctatacaaatcctcataaaggggattgaagacacagttatatgctgggttagattcgttagagtatagttttatgatacattgtaaagataatttgatacggcgttgtgcaagagatggttcatcggcctcaacgtaaagacaggtgaagttctgaaggacccaagacaaagtcttagaccttggtgatggacaggatcaagaagtttaagattgcttttgcaggcgccaccatagacgatggagccataatcaagtttagaacgaacgagtgatcgatataaatggagaaAGATGGCTTGATCCCCttcccattttgaatttgaaaccactttcaacaagtcaagagctttcaggcatttagttttaggtgatttaatatgtggtaaaaacgttaagtgtgaatcaaagattagacccaagaatttggcttccttcacaactttaatgggcgtcccatctagagacagttcagggtctttatgtggtttgtatttacgacaaaaatgtatgcagttagttttcgatttagaaaatttaaagccgttttcaagacaccatttattaatcctgtttaaacacaactgcaattgccgttcaatggtatgcatatttttaccacgacaagaaatattaaaatcatccacaaataacgatccatcaattgaatcgtttaaatctttagataaactgttgatcttgatgctaaaaagagtgactgacaaaatactgccttgtggaacaccctgatcctgattgtaatgatcagacagggtagagcccacgcggacctggaattgtctgttatttaaaaacttggcaataaattcaggcaaacgacctcgcaaccagaagtcatgtaaatctcttaaaatgccatatttccaagtagtgtcatatgctttttcaagctcaaaaaagatagacaca includes:
- the LOC137271740 gene encoding alpha-(1,3)-fucosyltransferase C-like, which encodes MVFNRNSPYPYFYKPITYHSSDKNRQKISYSVNFLDGYRPVNSTKTKRILFYKPPGWYRNSQDHCRQGLKKCPQKHCECLLGPRHIDQADVVIFDLTQLNIKEPPARKPNQVWAMFGIECPFYYGSHLYETEAWRGVFNWTMTYRLDSDIIYPYGVFYRRQPPLKANFSQIALNKTKSALWFVSNCNTPSKRQQYVKELRKYNISVDMYGNCGPLKCRGPHCDGMYNEYRFYLSFENSPCFDYFTEKLFKVYSHNIVPVVRGGANYSSLVPPGTYINAADFSTPQELAKHLQYLEQNVTAYAEILERKSRYIQTNLDQLESAYCDFCVKIHNLDLFRQQYYDIGKWLTQETCHV